One part of the Candidatus Thermoplasmatota archaeon genome encodes these proteins:
- a CDS encoding DUF2080 family transposase-associated protein, whose translation MTPFGTSAKVDAPKKYIGKRAYVIILKD comes from the coding sequence ATAACACCTTTTGGGACAAGTGCAAAAGTCGATGCACCAAAAAAATACATAGGCAAACGAGCCTATGTTATCATCCTTAAAGACTGA